GCCACATTCTTGAGGGCAGCAATAGGCGAGGGTACACCAGGGGTCTCTGTGGAGTATGGACCGCCTGGTGCCACCCAGTGCCGCTGTTGCTGCTCCTCCGTGGTCATCTTCCCAGGCGTCTCGCCCTCGGGCTCAGGGGATGCTTTGCGACGGCGTGGCGTGGGTGCAAGGTTCCGGGACGGGGCTCTCGGCGGTGGGCCACACAGGGCAGCAGGGGCCGGTTCTGGGTACTGCTGGGGTAGCGCCTCCGCAGGAGCAGGCTCTCGGAAGCTTCGGACGCCATCTGTGAGCAGCTCTCCTAACTGGCGCCATTCCCCTGAGCCGTGGCGTCGTTCATATTCGAGGTACTTGAAGCCGGAAGACGCCAGGGCCTTCCCCGGCTCTCGGAGAGCATCATGAAACATCTGGCGGGCCACAGCAAGGACCCCCGCGTACACATTGCCAGAACCACATGGGTATTCGGTGAAGAGCTTCAGCTCAAACTCATAGCCGGGAGGGCGGGCAGTGGCATCAAAGGCGAACACCCGCCCCACCAGCCCGTGGTCCTTCTTGAATCGGACATTGAAAGGGGCACAGGCGGACAGCGCCAGGAGCTGTTCCCTAACAGCCTTGGGACGCCCATGCCACTCCTCCGCCCGGCCCCGCATGGCCTCGTTCAGTTCCGCCAAGCAGTCCGCATTCCtctgctgcttctccttctcgAAATCGGAGCCGAAAAGTGGACGCGCGGGGCTTAAGCCAGGTGCCAGCGTCAGAGCTCGGCCTCCGAGGCCAGACACTGCAGCTGCCAGCAGCCCGGGGGGCATCAAGCTGGGGATGGAGCCAAGCAAAGCCCTGCGTGCCCCTTCCGCCACGGCCTCCTCGCGGCCCAGCCCGTTGGCCAGGCGGGACCCCAGGGTGTACTCCAAAGCCGGCGACGGCAGCGCCAGGCGGCTGGACGAAGTAGCCCTGTCATAGCGGTCCGGGCCCGAGACGCTACCTCCGGTCCCCGATGGCTGCGCCTGGGCCTGCGGGGGTGGCAactgggagccctgggagcccGAGGAGGCTAGGTCCTTGGAGGTCGGGTGCTTGAGAGCCGGGGGTCCCGGCGATCGGCCCTCAGGGAGCACGTGGCTGCGCTTGAGCTGGCGGGCGGCGTCGATGAGCAGCTCGATGCGGTCCGCGCCCTCGAAATTCACGCACCCGCGGCACACGGCCTCGCTGAAGTCCCACACCATGGCCCACGGCATCTTGGGCAGGTCGCACAGGTAGCACCACTGGCGGCGGGACGCTTGCACGGACGCCATGGCGCCCCCCGGAGCGCCGCCAGGTGCCCCCGCTGCGCACCCACCGCCCACGTTCGCTCCGCTGTGCCCGGGGACGGGCGCGCGAGCCGCCAGTCCGGCCTCGGGCTCGGCCTCCCCGCCGGATTCAGGCCCGGCCCCCCTTCCCCGCCCCCTGGGccctcagcctttttttttttttttctctttcactcccgCCTCCCGTGGAAAAGGCAAACCACGAGCACGCACGTCGGCGCCCCCGTCCGGTCCGCGCCGTGAGCCGAGATGCACAGCTCTAGCTCCTCGATGGGCCTCGGGCGCCGCCGCCCCAGGCTCCCGCCGCTTCGCTCGCGCCGCCGACGCCGCTGCAACGGCCGCCGTCGCCTCCACCTCCTTCTTCTGCCCCAGAGGCCGCTTCGCAGGGAAAGTTACATAACGCACGGGCAAAgccttctgggaaatgtagtcccgCCGGGCTGCTTCTTAAAGGGGACTGGGAAGAAAGCAGTGGCGGGAAAAGAGGGCGCGCGGTCTCTGTGTGCTTAGTTCTCACTGTGCCTCGCCAAGAAGCCGGGGTTCGCACACAGGGTCCTGGGAACGGGTAATGGCTTCATAAATGCTCGGGGTGAACAAGTTGCTGGGAACgcaatcttctctctctctctcttttttttttttttttgttttcgagatagggttctctgtgtagccctgactgtcctggaactcactctgtagaccaggctggcctcgaactcagaaatccgcctgcctctgcctcccaggtgcagggtttaaaggcgtgagccaccgcTGCCCGACTTCCCCCTTCTTTCTTGAgacttggatttattttttagCTCAGGTTGGCCTAGGCTacgtaggctggcctcaaacttgctgcaACCTCCCTGCTTCATCCTCCTTGGTGGGCTTACAGGCCCGAGACCATACCCAGAACCCGGAAAGCAGTTTCTGCTCTGACTGCTGAGCAGTTTTAGGAAATAGTCTTGCCCTCTCTTAGAATCCCGCCCCTTTAAGAAGGGCCAATAACGGGTTAGGAAGGCAGCACCTTTTTGGGATGGGGCGGAGAGGCTCTGATTGGACGTTTTCAATGGGATGGTTTCAGGCAACCCTTGAAGAGTGGGGTCTTCTTAGCGGGTTGTCTCTCCCT
This portion of the Apodemus sylvaticus chromosome 1, mApoSyl1.1, whole genome shotgun sequence genome encodes:
- the Irf2bp1 gene encoding interferon regulatory factor 2-binding protein 1, whose translation is MASVQASRRQWCYLCDLPKMPWAMVWDFSEAVCRGCVNFEGADRIELLIDAARQLKRSHVLPEGRSPGPPALKHPTSKDLASSGSQGSQLPPPQAQAQPSGTGGSVSGPDRYDRATSSSRLALPSPALEYTLGSRLANGLGREEAVAEGARRALLGSIPSLMPPGLLAAAVSGLGGRALTLAPGLSPARPLFGSDFEKEKQQRNADCLAELNEAMRGRAEEWHGRPKAVREQLLALSACAPFNVRFKKDHGLVGRVFAFDATARPPGYEFELKLFTEYPCGSGNVYAGVLAVARQMFHDALREPGKALASSGFKYLEYERRHGSGEWRQLGELLTDGVRSFREPAPAEALPQQYPEPAPAALCGPPPRAPSRNLAPTPRRRKASPEPEGETPGKMTTEEQQQRHWVAPGGPYSTETPGVPSPIAALKNVAEALGHSPKDPGGGGGSVRAGGASPAASSTTQPPTPHRLVARNGEAEVSPTAGAEAVSGGGSGTGATPGAPLCCTLCRERLEDTHFVQCPSVPGHKFCFPCSREFIKAQGPAGEVYCPSGDKCPLVGSSVPWAFMQGEIATILAGDIKVKKERDP